A section of the Akkermansia muciniphila genome encodes:
- a CDS encoding glycosyltransferase has product MNDTVSIIVPCYNVAPYVDACMNSLVNQTLRDIEIICVNDGSTDGTLAMLSEWAEKDARIRVIDQGNGGVSSARNAGLAVAGGEYIGFVDPDDYVDASMYARLVETARQHDAEVVACGYVFFSGEGGSVTEEGRYVPEEGFEPDSGNARFNGNPVWRRMRAELCNKVYRREVLQHHGLRVRLEFPAGEDYVFWMEFLPKASRLAVISDQLYFYRRKRSGSLTDIWDGDGALRMERLEYITARWKETGCWEASVRKGWLAYAMKDGFLAYVCSPREEFFQLDAEKRDELSNRYRKWLQEADISLDKCGLDRWDCAFCHLLGEDLIKDGPFTRLYHALMSRCRGRRGRYYRLRALLSRSS; this is encoded by the coding sequence ATGAATGATACTGTTTCCATTATTGTTCCCTGTTATAACGTGGCTCCATATGTGGATGCCTGCATGAACAGCCTGGTGAACCAGACGCTAAGGGATATTGAAATTATTTGCGTTAATGACGGTTCTACGGATGGCACGTTGGCTATGCTGAGCGAGTGGGCTGAAAAGGATGCCCGTATCCGGGTGATCGACCAGGGAAACGGGGGGGTCTCTTCCGCCCGTAATGCAGGGCTGGCCGTAGCGGGCGGGGAATATATCGGCTTTGTGGATCCGGATGATTATGTGGATGCCTCCATGTATGCCCGGCTGGTGGAAACCGCGCGGCAGCATGATGCGGAGGTCGTGGCCTGTGGCTACGTTTTCTTTTCCGGGGAAGGCGGATCAGTGACGGAGGAAGGCAGATACGTTCCGGAAGAAGGTTTTGAACCGGATTCCGGAAATGCCCGTTTTAACGGGAATCCCGTCTGGCGCCGGATGAGGGCTGAATTATGTAACAAGGTGTATCGACGAGAGGTCCTCCAACATCACGGGTTGCGCGTGAGATTGGAGTTCCCCGCGGGAGAGGATTACGTTTTCTGGATGGAGTTTCTTCCAAAGGCCTCCCGTCTGGCTGTTATTTCCGACCAGCTGTATTTTTACCGCAGGAAAAGATCTGGATCTCTCACTGATATATGGGATGGAGATGGCGCCTTGCGCATGGAAAGGCTGGAATATATAACGGCCCGCTGGAAGGAAACCGGATGCTGGGAGGCCTCCGTCAGAAAGGGTTGGTTGGCGTATGCGATGAAGGACGGATTCCTGGCTTATGTCTGCTCCCCCAGGGAAGAGTTCTTTCAGTTGGATGCAGAGAAGAGAGACGAATTGAGCAACCGTTACAGGAAGTGGCTGCAGGAGGCGGATATTTCTTTGGACAAGTGCGGCTTGGATCGGTGGGACTGTGCCTTTTGCCATCTTCTGGGAGAAGATTTGATCAAGGATGGTCCCTTCACTCGCCTTTACCACGCTCTGATGTCACGGTGCCGCGGAAGGAGAGGGCGTTATTACAGGCTCAGGGCGTTATTGTCCCGCTCTTCATGA
- a CDS encoding DJ-1 family glyoxalase III — protein MKKVAILAAPGFEEIELMAPLDILRRLNFDVQLAGVQSDKVVSTHDVTVTTDTMLDKLHADKLDALILPGGAGAWVLRDTPEVIHLVKKMHAAGKLVAAICAAPIVLAKAGLVKDRNVTAYPTQDVYRELNEAGAHIVKDENVVLDSNMLTANGPGAAMLFGYSIGEYLGEDLQVAQLKEQMCYMGV, from the coding sequence ATGAAAAAAGTTGCCATTCTTGCCGCCCCCGGATTTGAAGAAATCGAGCTCATGGCTCCGCTGGACATCCTGCGCCGCCTGAACTTTGACGTGCAGCTGGCCGGCGTGCAGTCTGACAAGGTAGTCAGCACCCATGACGTGACCGTCACCACGGACACCATGCTGGACAAGCTCCATGCCGACAAGCTGGACGCCCTAATCCTGCCCGGCGGCGCAGGCGCCTGGGTGCTTCGTGACACGCCGGAAGTCATCCATCTGGTCAAGAAGATGCATGCCGCTGGCAAGCTGGTGGCCGCCATCTGCGCCGCCCCCATCGTCCTGGCGAAAGCCGGACTGGTCAAGGACAGGAACGTCACGGCCTACCCGACCCAGGACGTCTACCGGGAACTCAACGAAGCCGGAGCCCACATCGTCAAGGATGAAAACGTGGTTCTGGACAGCAACATGCTCACCGCCAATGGCCCCGGAGCCGCCATGCTCTTCGGTTACTCCATCGGGGAATACCTGGGAGAAGACCTCCAGGTAGCCCAGCTCAAGGAGCAGATGTGCTACATGGGAGTATAG
- a CDS encoding biotin/lipoyl-containing protein, with the protein MAITIEMPRLSDSMHEGIVLRWVKKIGDFVEVGDHLADIETDKAHVELQACEDGTLTEILVPEGGSAAVGAPIALLQSEFGASTCDCPPCPPVKCSPLAARLASEAGLNPGTLKGTGPHGKIMAADVRAAIRPAEGPARRVHIPLAPRDTRHATRVDNFYLYSLEANMAYLAAISTPIAVQCEKLIGGRYSLFDYVVRAAVKACISEPEWLAGDAAAELLMVLDKGEKYVFIENASGKTIYNIAMERLAAPAAGPPPAGSITPNILLCDSGVNVEAQRTVLPEMPHSIISIGGTTPKTGIEAGRPVSKLILPVTLYVNANILPECKASKIAAEFKTLLENPVLLLL; encoded by the coding sequence ATGGCTATTACCATTGAAATGCCCCGCCTGTCCGACTCCATGCATGAAGGCATCGTCCTGAGATGGGTCAAAAAGATAGGAGACTTCGTAGAAGTCGGCGACCACCTGGCCGACATTGAGACGGACAAGGCCCACGTGGAACTCCAGGCATGCGAGGACGGAACCCTGACGGAAATCCTGGTGCCGGAAGGCGGTTCCGCCGCCGTGGGCGCGCCCATTGCGCTGCTTCAGTCGGAATTCGGCGCATCCACTTGTGACTGCCCGCCGTGCCCCCCTGTCAAATGCAGTCCGCTGGCCGCCAGGCTGGCCTCGGAAGCCGGACTGAATCCCGGGACCCTGAAAGGCACCGGCCCGCACGGCAAAATCATGGCCGCGGACGTACGCGCCGCCATACGCCCCGCGGAAGGCCCGGCCCGCCGGGTGCATATCCCGCTGGCTCCCCGGGACACACGCCACGCCACACGCGTGGATAACTTTTACCTGTATTCCCTGGAGGCCAATATGGCCTATCTGGCCGCCATCAGCACGCCCATCGCCGTCCAGTGTGAAAAACTCATCGGCGGCCGCTACAGCCTCTTTGACTACGTGGTGCGCGCCGCGGTGAAAGCGTGCATCAGCGAGCCGGAATGGCTGGCGGGAGACGCCGCCGCGGAACTGCTCATGGTGCTGGACAAGGGGGAAAAATACGTCTTCATTGAAAACGCCTCCGGCAAGACGATTTACAACATCGCCATGGAACGGCTGGCCGCCCCTGCCGCAGGACCGCCCCCCGCAGGCAGCATCACGCCCAACATCCTGCTCTGCGACAGCGGCGTGAACGTGGAAGCCCAGCGCACCGTGCTCCCGGAAATGCCCCACAGCATCATCAGCATCGGCGGCACCACGCCCAAGACGGGCATAGAAGCGGGCCGCCCCGTTTCCAAGCTCATCCTGCCTGTCACCCTGTACGTGAACGCCAACATCCTGCCGGAATGCAAGGCGTCCAAAATCGCCGCAGAATTCAAGACCCTGCTGGAAAATCCGGTCCTGCTTCTCCTGTAG
- the nagA gene encoding N-acetylglucosamine-6-phosphate deacetylase: MKTLIKNARIISPGIDLPGAAVEIEGKTITAVYPAGSELPAADKVVDAEGKMLLPGFIDIHSHGAGGCDTCDAKLESLRTVAECKMKEGVTSWLPTTLTLSPKVLEDVCASVAEYMKNQEFAKTPGIHLEGPFINPKCCGAQNPAFVRQPDYDEVANLNSIARVLLVSLAPEMPGAVEFIEKATANGIRCSAGHSAATHADFNKAKSAGLVHLTHYCNQMSPLHHREIGLVGSGLLDREIKIEIICDTIHLCADMLKTVFKNKETDQMMMITDSLACSWMPDGPGDLGGLPIIVKDGVARLQESGALAGSTLKYAHGLKNVHRLTGKPLSELVKATSWNQAQSLGLEGLGKIAPGFTADMVLLDDDFNTSRVFIDGVEKYSA, translated from the coding sequence ATGAAAACACTCATTAAAAACGCACGCATCATCTCCCCCGGCATTGACCTGCCCGGGGCTGCCGTGGAAATCGAAGGCAAGACCATCACCGCCGTCTATCCCGCCGGGAGCGAACTCCCCGCCGCGGACAAGGTGGTGGACGCGGAAGGAAAGATGCTCCTTCCCGGCTTCATCGACATCCACAGCCATGGCGCCGGCGGGTGCGACACCTGTGACGCCAAGCTGGAAAGCCTCCGCACCGTTGCGGAATGCAAGATGAAGGAAGGCGTCACCTCCTGGCTGCCCACCACGCTCACGCTGTCCCCCAAGGTGCTGGAAGACGTATGCGCCTCCGTGGCGGAATACATGAAGAACCAGGAATTCGCCAAGACGCCCGGCATCCATCTGGAAGGGCCGTTCATCAATCCCAAGTGCTGCGGCGCCCAGAACCCCGCCTTTGTGCGCCAGCCGGACTATGATGAAGTAGCCAACCTGAACTCCATTGCCAGGGTTCTCCTGGTCTCCCTGGCGCCGGAAATGCCCGGAGCCGTGGAATTCATTGAAAAGGCCACCGCCAACGGCATCCGCTGCTCCGCGGGCCACAGCGCCGCCACCCATGCGGACTTCAACAAGGCGAAATCCGCGGGCCTCGTGCACCTGACCCACTACTGCAACCAGATGTCCCCCCTGCACCACCGTGAAATCGGCCTGGTGGGCTCCGGCCTGCTGGACAGGGAAATCAAGATTGAAATCATCTGTGACACCATCCACCTCTGCGCGGACATGCTCAAGACCGTGTTCAAGAACAAGGAAACGGACCAGATGATGATGATTACGGACTCCCTGGCCTGCTCCTGGATGCCGGACGGCCCCGGGGACCTGGGCGGCCTGCCTATCATCGTAAAGGACGGCGTGGCGCGCCTTCAGGAATCCGGCGCCCTGGCCGGCAGCACCCTTAAATACGCCCACGGCCTGAAAAACGTGCACCGCCTGACCGGCAAGCCCCTGAGCGAGCTGGTGAAGGCCACCTCCTGGAACCAGGCGCAGTCCCTGGGCCTGGAAGGCCTGGGCAAGATCGCCCCCGGCTTTACCGCCGACATGGTTCTGCTGGACGATGACTTCAACACCTCCAGGGTGTTCATCGACGGCGTGGAAAAATACAGCGCGTAA
- a CDS encoding peptidylprolyl isomerase, which translates to MKKYLTLLLCSLCALAGFSAAADSTAGLKDVNIVISTTKGDIELALYPSKAPVTVANFLNLINRGYYKGITFHRVIPDFMIQGGDPTGTGMGGPGYSFEDEFSPALKHDGPGVLSMANAGPGTNGSQFFITHVATPHLDGRHTIFGKVLKGQNIVNSIVRGDKIKDIRILDKNAAAAVLKAEAARVAQWNKTLDAAK; encoded by the coding sequence ATGAAAAAGTACCTTACCCTTCTGTTGTGTTCCCTGTGCGCTCTGGCAGGCTTCTCCGCGGCTGCGGACTCCACTGCCGGCCTCAAGGACGTCAATATCGTCATCTCCACCACCAAGGGAGACATTGAACTGGCCCTTTACCCTTCCAAGGCGCCCGTCACCGTAGCCAACTTCCTGAACCTCATTAACAGGGGCTACTACAAGGGAATCACATTCCACCGCGTGATTCCGGACTTCATGATCCAGGGCGGCGACCCCACCGGCACGGGCATGGGCGGTCCCGGCTACAGCTTTGAAGACGAGTTTTCCCCGGCCCTCAAGCATGACGGCCCCGGCGTGCTTTCCATGGCAAATGCCGGCCCCGGCACCAACGGCTCCCAATTCTTTATCACCCACGTCGCCACTCCCCACCTGGATGGACGCCACACAATCTTCGGCAAGGTGCTGAAAGGCCAGAATATCGTCAATTCCATCGTCCGTGGAGACAAGATCAAGGACATCCGTATTCTGGACAAAAACGCCGCGGCCGCCGTGCTGAAGGCGGAAGCCGCCCGCGTGGCCCAGTGGAACAAGACGCTGGACGCCGCCAAATAA
- a CDS encoding MFS transporter: MNHSPHTTGHAKKVPWGAFWRLVLIQAQNSFNEKGAQFLLIPLGVWLYGTQGDLEYPLGAIIVLPFILFSPFVGWLSDRFCKARIIQSMALLQICVLAGMYWSLRTHNLHGAILWFCVFAVQATIFSPSKKGIVKDIVGTSRMGFASGIVEMASILSLLIGQIGVFVWFRYLLEPSTDTVWHHWLGTDFFQWFDAWLKPSGLNDGWYAASFPCLVFLLLAIPVAISSFTLPRYAPEGFRPFSWSLFYEHFHQLGKLWKNRNLRVSEMGIGYFWFFGGTVMLMTIQMAKEISGGSDDFSSVGAMLMAWMSGGTVLGGIIASVICRRHIRMNVSVTGGALMAASCVALSTVSMTSHAFYALLMAAGISAALFLVPLNAFFQDRADNDKRGDMIAAGNLVDCVLGLMAVGFQYAMMLVIPPSWQFVVMGILSLGMAWLIFRFSRVIHRSR, from the coding sequence ATGAACCATAGCCCCCATACGACCGGACACGCCAAAAAAGTTCCATGGGGAGCCTTCTGGCGGCTCGTGCTGATCCAGGCGCAAAACTCCTTTAATGAAAAAGGGGCGCAATTCCTGCTGATTCCGCTGGGCGTGTGGCTGTACGGCACCCAGGGAGACCTGGAATACCCGCTGGGGGCCATTATTGTGCTGCCCTTCATCCTGTTCTCACCCTTCGTCGGCTGGCTCTCGGACCGCTTCTGCAAGGCGCGCATCATCCAATCCATGGCGTTGCTCCAGATATGCGTGCTGGCGGGCATGTACTGGAGCCTGCGCACCCACAACCTGCACGGAGCCATCCTGTGGTTCTGCGTCTTTGCGGTACAGGCCACCATCTTCAGCCCGTCCAAGAAAGGCATCGTCAAGGACATTGTGGGCACCTCCCGCATGGGGTTCGCCAGCGGCATTGTGGAAATGGCCTCCATCCTCAGCCTGCTCATCGGCCAGATCGGCGTATTCGTCTGGTTCCGCTACCTGCTGGAGCCTTCCACGGACACCGTCTGGCACCACTGGCTGGGAACGGATTTCTTCCAGTGGTTTGACGCATGGCTGAAACCCTCCGGCCTTAATGACGGCTGGTATGCCGCCTCCTTCCCGTGCCTGGTGTTCCTGCTCCTGGCCATTCCGGTGGCCATCTCCAGCTTCACCCTGCCCCGGTACGCTCCGGAGGGATTCCGGCCCTTCTCCTGGTCCCTGTTTTACGAGCACTTCCACCAGCTGGGCAAGCTGTGGAAAAACCGGAACCTGCGCGTCAGCGAGATGGGTATCGGCTACTTCTGGTTCTTTGGCGGCACGGTCATGCTCATGACCATCCAGATGGCCAAGGAAATTTCCGGAGGCAGTGACGACTTCAGCTCCGTGGGCGCCATGCTGATGGCCTGGATGAGCGGGGGAACGGTGCTGGGCGGCATCATTGCCTCCGTGATCTGCCGCCGCCATATCCGGATGAACGTCTCCGTGACCGGGGGCGCGCTGATGGCGGCTAGCTGCGTGGCCCTGTCCACGGTCTCCATGACTTCCCACGCCTTTTACGCCCTGCTCATGGCGGCGGGCATTTCCGCCGCCCTGTTCCTGGTGCCATTGAACGCCTTCTTCCAGGACCGGGCGGACAACGACAAGCGGGGGGACATGATTGCCGCGGGCAACCTGGTGGACTGCGTGCTGGGACTGATGGCCGTCGGGTTCCAATACGCCATGATGCTGGTAATCCCCCCCTCCTGGCAATTCGTTGTTATGGGAATCCTGAGCCTGGGTATGGCATGGCTGATCTTCCGCTTTTCCCGCGTCATTCATAGATCAAGGTAA
- a CDS encoding carbon starvation CstA family protein produces the protein MNGYCYFILGILILAAGYFTYGRVLEKIFRPDSTRQTPAVACTDGVDYVVMPRWRVFLIQLLNIAGLGPIFGAVMGVLYGPAALLWIVIGCIFGGMVHDYFSGMISLRHKGENLPEILGRYLGSQAQWISRAVCIVFSVLVGVVFAVGPAAILAPMTGWSVSAWVWIIFGYYFLATILPIQAIMGKVYPLFSVALIIMVVGILGVMLLAPFADFMPYWMHLPRMEVLPDLDFFHNRHPADFPLFPVMFITIACGAVSGFHATQSPLMARCLKTEREGLPVFGGAMITEGIIAFIWAAAALTFYGSPEALGMATANGKAPALAIQMISESWMGHAGSILVMIGVVILPISTGDGALRVTRLMIADCFKMSQEQLGRRLMIAIPLFAAAIAVSSMDYAIIWQYFGWANQLLAAATLWAVSIYLRSRNRCYWTAAVPAAFLSLVVLQYLFSSPEMCGFSYEASLVTSVLLVAVLGVLCLFRGSGLEKAEEPNL, from the coding sequence ATGAACGGTTACTGCTATTTCATCCTGGGGATATTGATCCTGGCGGCCGGTTATTTCACCTACGGACGAGTGCTGGAAAAGATTTTCCGGCCGGACTCCACCCGGCAGACTCCCGCCGTGGCCTGCACGGACGGCGTGGATTACGTGGTAATGCCGCGCTGGCGCGTGTTCCTGATTCAGCTGCTGAACATTGCGGGGCTGGGCCCTATTTTCGGCGCCGTCATGGGTGTGCTGTACGGCCCGGCCGCACTCCTGTGGATTGTCATCGGCTGCATCTTCGGCGGCATGGTTCATGATTATTTTTCAGGCATGATCTCCCTGCGCCACAAGGGGGAGAACCTGCCGGAAATCCTGGGCCGCTATCTGGGCAGCCAGGCCCAGTGGATCAGCCGCGCCGTCTGCATCGTGTTCAGCGTGCTGGTGGGCGTGGTCTTCGCCGTGGGGCCCGCCGCCATCCTGGCCCCCATGACGGGCTGGAGCGTTTCAGCATGGGTGTGGATCATCTTCGGCTACTATTTTCTGGCTACCATTCTTCCCATCCAGGCCATCATGGGAAAGGTATACCCCCTTTTCTCCGTAGCCCTCATCATCATGGTCGTGGGGATTCTGGGCGTAATGCTCCTGGCGCCCTTTGCGGATTTCATGCCGTACTGGATGCACCTTCCCCGTATGGAAGTTCTTCCGGACCTGGACTTTTTCCATAACCGCCACCCGGCGGATTTCCCGCTGTTTCCCGTGATGTTCATCACCATCGCCTGCGGAGCGGTGAGCGGCTTCCATGCCACGCAGTCCCCGCTGATGGCGCGGTGCCTGAAGACGGAGCGGGAAGGGCTGCCCGTCTTCGGAGGCGCCATGATTACGGAAGGAATCATCGCCTTTATCTGGGCCGCCGCCGCGCTGACCTTCTACGGCTCTCCGGAAGCCCTGGGAATGGCTACGGCCAACGGAAAGGCCCCGGCGCTGGCCATTCAGATGATTTCCGAGTCCTGGATGGGGCACGCCGGGTCCATCCTGGTGATGATCGGCGTAGTGATTCTCCCCATCAGCACGGGGGACGGCGCCCTGCGGGTCACGCGCCTGATGATCGCGGACTGCTTCAAGATGAGCCAGGAGCAACTGGGGCGCCGCCTGATGATCGCCATCCCCCTCTTTGCGGCAGCCATCGCCGTGAGCAGCATGGACTACGCCATCATCTGGCAGTACTTCGGCTGGGCCAACCAGCTCCTGGCCGCCGCCACGCTCTGGGCCGTCTCCATTTACCTGCGCAGCAGGAACCGCTGTTACTGGACTGCAGCCGTTCCCGCCGCCTTCCTGAGCCTGGTAGTGCTCCAATACCTGTTTTCCAGCCCGGAAATGTGCGGGTTCAGCTATGAGGCCTCCCTGGTCACCAGCGTGCTACTGGTGGCCGTCCTGGGCGTGCTCTGCCTGTTCCGCGGCTCCGGACTGGAGAAAGCGGAAGAACCCAACCTGTGA
- a CDS encoding PEP-CTERM sorting domain-containing protein, protein MKKTLIFIASLAFGTAISQAAVLCSTTFNRTGTSLDTVTVNTVSDVGLTSSTSISSGDFSKSSSGNDLLASGSIPSSVFSPNANVGGTGNNTWSVSFTFTNTGSQDMMISSIDLSMIGFTGAGAAQNGGNGVANNDYVGGYEGNFNKPVDMTLSIDGQTDQTLTYNGSTAASGTTGAWTGIHTGSFNYNDFLLKAGESLTITITASNNSAYNKGCFAGLTGIQINGELLVPEPATASLGLLGLAVLMMRRRRA, encoded by the coding sequence ATGAAGAAAACATTGATATTCATTGCTTCCCTGGCTTTTGGAACAGCGATTTCCCAGGCTGCCGTGCTGTGCTCCACTACTTTTAACCGGACCGGCACTTCCCTGGATACCGTCACGGTGAACACGGTGTCGGATGTGGGTCTTACGTCTTCCACCTCGATCAGTTCCGGAGACTTCAGCAAGAGTTCTTCGGGCAATGACCTTCTGGCCTCGGGGTCCATTCCGTCCTCCGTGTTTTCTCCCAATGCCAATGTGGGGGGTACGGGAAACAATACGTGGAGCGTTTCCTTCACGTTCACCAATACCGGTTCCCAGGATATGATGATTTCTTCCATTGACCTGTCCATGATCGGGTTCACAGGTGCGGGCGCTGCCCAGAATGGCGGCAACGGCGTGGCCAATAATGATTATGTGGGCGGATACGAAGGGAATTTCAACAAGCCTGTCGATATGACTCTTTCCATTGACGGGCAGACGGACCAGACCCTGACCTATAACGGCTCTACGGCTGCCAGCGGCACCACTGGCGCATGGACCGGCATTCATACGGGAAGCTTCAATTATAACGACTTTCTGCTGAAAGCCGGGGAATCCCTGACCATTACCATTACTGCTTCCAATAACAGCGCCTATAACAAGGGTTGCTTTGCCGGACTCACCGGAATCCAGATTAATGGTGAATTGCTGGTTCCTGAACCCGCCACGGCTTCCCTGGGTCTTCTTGGACTGGCTGTTCTGATGATGCGGCGGCGCAGAGCCTGA
- a CDS encoding PEP-CTERM sorting domain-containing protein, translated as MTFTNGSDQGCTISAVKMTVVSFNSAGAAQTNERTFSLTVTIGGQEVTATVTLAADSGKNGTAATLTFDTPVELKAGQSLDFSVLASKTNQTDGSFFGIKSMEFQGELLVPEPATASLGLLGLAALMMYRRRA; from the coding sequence ATGACTTTTACCAATGGCAGTGACCAGGGCTGCACCATCAGCGCCGTTAAGATGACGGTAGTTTCCTTCAATTCCGCAGGGGCTGCACAGACTAACGAGAGGACGTTTTCACTGACGGTAACCATCGGGGGCCAGGAAGTGACGGCAACCGTTACCCTTGCAGCCGATAGCGGGAAGAACGGCACGGCGGCTACGCTGACTTTTGACACCCCGGTTGAACTGAAGGCCGGACAATCCTTGGATTTTTCCGTTCTTGCCAGTAAGACGAATCAGACGGACGGTTCTTTCTTCGGCATAAAATCCATGGAATTCCAGGGAGAATTGCTGGTGCCCGAACCTGCCACTGCTTCCCTGGGCCTTCTGGGGCTGGCCGCCTTGATGATGTACCGCCGCAGAGCCTGA